One window of the Rhipicephalus microplus isolate Deutch F79 chromosome 2, USDA_Rmic, whole genome shotgun sequence genome contains the following:
- the LOC119169350 gene encoding uncharacterized protein LOC119169350 isoform X1 gives MKCGARTRIGVHSCSVQTARVIIVEEEDRLLQMLRVEPTNQSTKKKRRPTIGWLFLCSAAQASLYKAKRAQLKRIVFKAPIAISSPKMAGTIDREEPAIYLHTFYDLVQKAVSLMTVTVTDSSLINAIMTRRDTEHQYLTYLTALFTYQPILCVVAIAQSVFMIGSFVGGLFVVLARMVGAFGGRKVQNITVQYMRVLHFYTVLMVILVALNAVAIFCLWGSTNHFAIAVDKGEKIIGPGVLDVQRYIVGTVKDLRSTLADLKSARGDMFSLITSGNQDYRANIKYHSNRVLTDCGLPTPPVLASLKDFLTAVKQVSVFK, from the exons ATGAAATGCGGTGCACGTACGCGAATCGGTGTACACAG CTGCAGCGTACAGACAGCGAGAGTTATCATTGTTGAAGAAGAAGACCGTCTTTTGCAAATGCTGCGCgtggaaccaaccaaccaatcaacgAAGAAGAAAAGGAGGCCTACGATCGGGTGGCTGTTTCTTTGCTCAGCAGCTCAGGCATCTTTATACAAAGCAAAACGAGCCCAGTTAAAGCGCATTGTG TTCAAAGCGCCCATTGCTATTTCCTCGCCAAAGATGGCCGGCACTATTGACCGAGAGGAACCTGCTATTTATCTTCACACCTTTTACGACTTGGTGCAGAAAGCGGTGTCCCTTATGACTGTTACGGTCACCGACTCCA GCCTCATCAACGCCATCATGACAAGGAGGGATACCGAACACCAGTACCTCACCTACCTAACCGCA CTGTTCACGTACCAGCCCATACTGTGCGTCGTAGCCATCGCCCAGTCGGTGTTCATGATCGGCTCCTTCGTGGGCGGCCTCTTCGTCGTGCTCGCCCGCATGGTGGGAGCATTCGGCGGCCGCAAGGTGCAGAACATCACCGTACAGTACATGCGTGTGCTGCATTTCTACACCGTTCTCATGGTGATCCTGGTTGCCCTAAACGC GGTCGCCATCTTCTGTCTGTGGGGCAGCACTAACCACTTCGCCATCGCCGTTGACAAGGGTGAAAAGATCATAGGGCCAGGTGTGCTCGACGTGCAGCGCTACATCGTCGGCACCGTCAAG GATTTGAGATCCACGCTTGCCGACCTGAAGTCTGCCAGGGGAGACATGTTCAGCCTCATCACATCGGGAAACCAAG ATTACCGGGCGAATATCAAGTATCACTCAAACCGTGTGTTGACTGACTGCGGCCTTCCAACGCCCCCTGTGCTCGCCTCGCTCAAGGATT TTCTGACTGCCGTCAAACAAGTAAGTGTTTTTAAATGA
- the LOC119169350 gene encoding uncharacterized protein LOC119169350 isoform X2, producing MRCTYANRCTQFKAPIAISSPKMAGTIDREEPAIYLHTFYDLVQKAVSLMTVTVTDSSLINAIMTRRDTEHQYLTYLTALFTYQPILCVVAIAQSVFMIGSFVGGLFVVLARMVGAFGGRKVQNITVQYMRVLHFYTVLMVILVALNAVAIFCLWGSTNHFAIAVDKGEKIIGPGVLDVQRYIVGTVKDLRSTLADLKSARGDMFSLITSGNQDYRANIKYHSNRVLTDCGLPTPPVLASLKDFLTAVKQVSVFK from the exons ATGCGGTGCACGTACGCGAATCGGTGTACACAG TTCAAAGCGCCCATTGCTATTTCCTCGCCAAAGATGGCCGGCACTATTGACCGAGAGGAACCTGCTATTTATCTTCACACCTTTTACGACTTGGTGCAGAAAGCGGTGTCCCTTATGACTGTTACGGTCACCGACTCCA GCCTCATCAACGCCATCATGACAAGGAGGGATACCGAACACCAGTACCTCACCTACCTAACCGCA CTGTTCACGTACCAGCCCATACTGTGCGTCGTAGCCATCGCCCAGTCGGTGTTCATGATCGGCTCCTTCGTGGGCGGCCTCTTCGTCGTGCTCGCCCGCATGGTGGGAGCATTCGGCGGCCGCAAGGTGCAGAACATCACCGTACAGTACATGCGTGTGCTGCATTTCTACACCGTTCTCATGGTGATCCTGGTTGCCCTAAACGC GGTCGCCATCTTCTGTCTGTGGGGCAGCACTAACCACTTCGCCATCGCCGTTGACAAGGGTGAAAAGATCATAGGGCCAGGTGTGCTCGACGTGCAGCGCTACATCGTCGGCACCGTCAAG GATTTGAGATCCACGCTTGCCGACCTGAAGTCTGCCAGGGGAGACATGTTCAGCCTCATCACATCGGGAAACCAAG ATTACCGGGCGAATATCAAGTATCACTCAAACCGTGTGTTGACTGACTGCGGCCTTCCAACGCCCCCTGTGCTCGCCTCGCTCAAGGATT TTCTGACTGCCGTCAAACAAGTAAGTGTTTTTAAATGA
- the LOC119169350 gene encoding uncharacterized protein LOC119169350 isoform X3, whose protein sequence is MAGTIDREEPAIYLHTFYDLVQKAVSLMTVTVTDSSLINAIMTRRDTEHQYLTYLTALFTYQPILCVVAIAQSVFMIGSFVGGLFVVLARMVGAFGGRKVQNITVQYMRVLHFYTVLMVILVALNAVAIFCLWGSTNHFAIAVDKGEKIIGPGVLDVQRYIVGTVKDLRSTLADLKSARGDMFSLITSGNQDYRANIKYHSNRVLTDCGLPTPPVLASLKDFLTAVKQVSVFK, encoded by the exons ATGGCCGGCACTATTGACCGAGAGGAACCTGCTATTTATCTTCACACCTTTTACGACTTGGTGCAGAAAGCGGTGTCCCTTATGACTGTTACGGTCACCGACTCCA GCCTCATCAACGCCATCATGACAAGGAGGGATACCGAACACCAGTACCTCACCTACCTAACCGCA CTGTTCACGTACCAGCCCATACTGTGCGTCGTAGCCATCGCCCAGTCGGTGTTCATGATCGGCTCCTTCGTGGGCGGCCTCTTCGTCGTGCTCGCCCGCATGGTGGGAGCATTCGGCGGCCGCAAGGTGCAGAACATCACCGTACAGTACATGCGTGTGCTGCATTTCTACACCGTTCTCATGGTGATCCTGGTTGCCCTAAACGC GGTCGCCATCTTCTGTCTGTGGGGCAGCACTAACCACTTCGCCATCGCCGTTGACAAGGGTGAAAAGATCATAGGGCCAGGTGTGCTCGACGTGCAGCGCTACATCGTCGGCACCGTCAAG GATTTGAGATCCACGCTTGCCGACCTGAAGTCTGCCAGGGGAGACATGTTCAGCCTCATCACATCGGGAAACCAAG ATTACCGGGCGAATATCAAGTATCACTCAAACCGTGTGTTGACTGACTGCGGCCTTCCAACGCCCCCTGTGCTCGCCTCGCTCAAGGATT TTCTGACTGCCGTCAAACAAGTAAGTGTTTTTAAATGA